The Fusobacterium necrophorum subsp. necrophorum genome has a window encoding:
- a CDS encoding TonB-dependent receptor — protein sequence MKKEMILTWLCLASLQAIAATQEVELKPTKIRGGGATYNGSVLSGERKNTLIITDKDIEKKQYKNITEIFEDSPLTIVTHTPAGPVVALRGSGEKTLMRVKVLVDGNSMTSIDESMGVIPFNSIPAGSIKRIEIIPGGGITLYGSGSSSGVINIVTKMGELKNYGSVSVSTGSFDTYKAEITKGIRINRYLFSNLSLEAKKGKGYRDREQDKRINALLGLNINFHPKHRMKIQGSHFQEDAEGTNELYLTELQKNRRGAGDSFSTIDSKRTALSIDYEYSPTENWTLTANVNQSKFTRDIRQDSHPYLTFLPSIDLSFYGVPQGYTAEMVSVNTPMELKGNMEEKIKGARIKSEYRYAEQKGKFTFGAEHSEHSLHRDMNMEVKPFHPFNSMAFLIHKEDDKIFTEERLKNSHELMDINSVFLPFIIEKDNTPTLKEEKINKWKENFLYQKASEEEKKAYDAGGGIAALANSWYENQGIMNYEFSHFKIKDYFDLVEKDGKKGIYYIFREEKEVEITLPNGKKRKKTVTVERPEFMEVNDESRLKDILNFIQKDKVDPSLTVNTLIQSKIDVKKKTDSFYLHNSYPLTEKLTVNAGLRYEKAKYHGNRETQTIQRIIGNADKKETQEAVNLYISVSDVEYLKKDPRINWNANINAETQAKLKELKETGSTQIVMSQLFRKEKREEENLGGEIGFDYKINDSDLAYVKYERAFNSPLPNQLTNKTYDPIHKVKTYWESDLKTEKMDNFEIGIRGAWNEHITYGLAGFLSTTYDEIVSVVKDGNSHMSREWRFINLDKTRRMGIELQSEQVFDKWRLRQSLTYVDPKVLSNDYKKQVARIAQEQSDAMIDSHEKIMRNNVYPIRLDIAAWKGKIPEAEFQKLKPQIMALTDHGLEGKISQVEMNAQLEKLLESLPNLAKKEIKETVKARFTDRDIYKERVEKQFRKQYRTEGGSFIKKGDRIPLAPKIKATFGADYQFTNHLKMGTNVTYVGNYMTAEPSKGYEIVQVKVPSHLLTDFYGSYEFDSGFSIKFGINNVFNHKYYLRQDSRTATPAPGRTYSAGFSYRF from the coding sequence ATGAAAAAAGAAATGATTTTAACCTGGTTGTGCTTGGCTTCTTTGCAAGCAATAGCAGCAACCCAAGAAGTGGAGTTGAAGCCGACAAAAATTCGGGGGGGGGGGGCGACTTATAACGGCTCGGTTCTCTCCGGTGAACGAAAGAACACGCTTATCATAACAGACAAAGATATTGAGAAGAAACAATACAAAAATATCACGGAAATTTTTGAAGATTCTCCTTTAACCATAGTCACACATACACCGGCAGGTCCTGTGGTGGCTCTTCGAGGAAGCGGAGAGAAAACTTTGATGAGAGTGAAAGTATTGGTAGACGGAAACTCGATGACTTCGATTGATGAAAGTATGGGAGTGATTCCTTTCAATTCCATTCCCGCAGGAAGCATTAAGAGAATTGAAATCATTCCGGGGGGAGGAATCACTTTATACGGAAGCGGAAGTTCCAGTGGAGTCATCAATATTGTAACAAAAATGGGAGAACTTAAAAATTATGGAAGTGTAAGCGTTTCCACAGGTTCCTTTGACACCTACAAGGCGGAAATCACAAAAGGGATCCGTATCAATCGATATTTGTTTAGTAATCTTTCTTTAGAGGCGAAAAAAGGAAAAGGATACCGGGACCGGGAGCAAGATAAAAGAATCAATGCACTTCTCGGACTTAACATCAATTTTCATCCCAAACATCGAATGAAAATTCAAGGAAGCCATTTTCAAGAGGACGCGGAAGGGACCAATGAATTGTATTTGACAGAATTACAAAAAAATCGTAGGGGAGCGGGAGATTCTTTTTCTACCATAGATTCAAAACGAACTGCCCTTTCTATTGATTATGAATACAGTCCGACAGAAAATTGGACTCTAACTGCCAATGTCAATCAATCGAAATTTACACGGGACATTCGCCAAGATTCTCACCCTTATTTGACTTTTTTGCCTTCCATTGATTTGAGTTTTTATGGAGTGCCTCAAGGATATACAGCGGAAATGGTTTCTGTGAATACTCCCATGGAATTAAAAGGAAACATGGAAGAGAAGATTAAGGGAGCAAGAATCAAATCGGAATATCGTTATGCGGAACAAAAAGGAAAATTTACATTTGGAGCGGAACATAGTGAGCATAGCCTACACCGAGATATGAATATGGAAGTGAAACCTTTTCATCCTTTTAACAGTATGGCTTTTTTGATTCATAAAGAAGACGATAAAATTTTTACGGAAGAAAGATTGAAAAATAGTCATGAACTTATGGATATTAATTCAGTTTTTTTACCTTTTATTATTGAGAAAGATAATACACCTACTTTAAAGGAAGAGAAAATAAATAAATGGAAAGAAAATTTTTTATATCAAAAAGCTAGTGAAGAAGAAAAAAAAGCTTATGATGCGGGGGGAGGAATAGCAGCTTTGGCTAATTCTTGGTATGAAAACCAAGGAATTATGAATTATGAATTTTCACATTTCAAGATAAAAGATTATTTTGATTTGGTGGAAAAAGATGGGAAAAAAGGAATTTATTATATTTTTAGAGAGGAAAAAGAGGTAGAAATAACTTTGCCAAATGGGAAAAAAAGAAAAAAGACAGTTACTGTGGAAAGACCTGAATTTATGGAAGTGAATGATGAAAGTCGATTAAAAGATATTCTTAATTTTATACAAAAGGATAAAGTAGATCCCTCTTTAACAGTAAATACTTTGATACAATCAAAAATAGATGTAAAAAAGAAAACCGATTCTTTCTATTTACATAACAGCTATCCGCTAACCGAGAAATTAACTGTCAATGCAGGACTTCGTTATGAAAAGGCAAAGTATCATGGAAATCGGGAAACACAGACAATACAACGAATTATAGGAAATGCGGATAAGAAAGAAACACAGGAGGCTGTAAATTTATATATTTCCGTTTCGGATGTGGAATATTTGAAAAAAGATCCAAGAATCAATTGGAATGCTAATATCAATGCAGAAACACAGGCAAAGTTAAAAGAATTGAAAGAAACAGGAAGCACACAGATTGTCATGTCACAATTATTCCGAAAAGAAAAGAGAGAAGAGGAAAATTTGGGTGGAGAAATTGGCTTTGATTATAAAATCAATGATAGTGATTTGGCATATGTGAAATATGAAAGAGCTTTCAATTCTCCTTTACCAAATCAACTAACCAATAAAACCTATGACCCGATTCATAAAGTGAAGACATATTGGGAAAGTGATTTGAAGACGGAGAAAATGGATAATTTTGAAATTGGAATTCGTGGGGCTTGGAATGAGCATATTACCTACGGATTGGCAGGATTTTTGAGTACAACCTATGATGAAATTGTTTCCGTGGTAAAAGATGGAAATTCCCATATGTCAAGAGAATGGAGATTTATCAATTTGGACAAAACGAGAAGAATGGGAATAGAATTGCAATCGGAACAAGTCTTTGATAAATGGAGATTACGCCAATCTTTGACTTATGTGGATCCGAAAGTGTTGTCCAATGATTATAAAAAACAAGTGGCAAGAATCGCACAGGAGCAGTCCGATGCGATGATAGACAGTCATGAGAAAATTATGAGAAACAATGTATATCCAATTCGTTTAGACATTGCTGCATGGAAAGGAAAGATACCCGAAGCTGAGTTTCAAAAATTGAAACCTCAAATTATGGCATTAACAGATCATGGTTTAGAGGGAAAGATTTCACAAGTGGAAATGAACGCACAGTTGGAAAAATTGTTGGAAAGTCTTCCTAATCTGGCGAAGAAGGAAATCAAGGAAACGGTCAAGGCAAGATTCACGGACCGAGATATTTACAAAGAACGAGTGGAAAAACAATTTAGAAAACAATATCGAACTGAGGGAGGAAGCTTTATTAAAAAAGGAGATAGAATTCCTTTGGCACCGAAAATCAAAGCGACTTTTGGAGCGGATTATCAATTTACAAATCATTTAAAAATGGGAACAAATGTCACTTATGTAGGAAATTATATGACAGCGGAACCAAGTAAGGGCTATGAAATTGTACAAGTGAAAGTTCCTTCTCACTTGCTAACGGATTTTTATGGAAGTTATGAGTTTGACAGCGGCTTTTCTATAAAATTCGGAATTAACAATGTCTTCAATCATAAGTACTATTTAAGACAAGATTCCAGAACGGCAACACCTGCACCGGGAAGAACTTACAGTGCAGGATTTAGTTATCGTTTTTAA
- a CDS encoding RNA-binding domain-containing protein, with product MENNQLEYKSDIPKKPNQLKAEIVSFLNSHGGTILLGVDDDGNKIEHSEKRYKQWEEIISNWIFSAFYPSVVNLIEIKIDKVFTISVKKGTNKPYYYKDGEGFNAKGVYIRVGSTKRLANYEEIQRMMIASKSEEYEKLLSENQNLTFEYVRMKLKEKDIEFDSKGSSLLNTDGKYNNAALFLSDQNPTISKFAVFQGTDVSIFLDKKEFTGSIMKQLDDILYFSNLSNKKKVIITGKPQRDEYEDIPKRALREAICNCFCHRDYSLSGDIKVEYYDDRVMIFSPGSLPNGLTVEDIKDGMTAKRNQILVDALDKADFIENYASGVRRIFKDYEDYDKKPEYKISDNGVILTLYNRNYNAGDVPKNVPKNVPKNVPKNVPKKLKAKDRQMFIIEEMNINPKVTIMELGNKFNVSDKTIKRDIEKLKKENKIYRQGSLTEGRWIVIK from the coding sequence ATGGAAAACAATCAGTTGGAATATAAATCCGATATTCCTAAAAAGCCAAATCAATTAAAAGCAGAAATTGTATCCTTCCTTAATTCACACGGTGGAACTATATTACTTGGTGTAGATGATGATGGAAATAAAATAGAGCATAGCGAAAAACGATACAAGCAGTGGGAAGAAATCATCAGTAATTGGATATTCAGTGCATTTTACCCAAGTGTTGTCAATTTGATTGAAATAAAAATAGATAAAGTGTTTACTATATCTGTCAAAAAAGGAACCAATAAGCCATATTATTACAAAGACGGAGAAGGATTTAATGCCAAAGGGGTGTATATTAGAGTAGGGAGTACAAAAAGGCTTGCAAACTACGAAGAAATACAAAGAATGATGATAGCCAGCAAATCGGAGGAATATGAAAAATTATTATCCGAAAATCAAAATTTGACATTTGAATATGTGAGGATGAAATTAAAGGAGAAAGACATAGAGTTTGATTCGAAGGGGTCTTCATTATTGAATACCGATGGAAAATACAACAATGCAGCATTGTTTCTTAGTGATCAAAATCCAACTATCAGTAAATTTGCAGTCTTCCAAGGAACTGATGTATCAATATTCTTAGATAAAAAAGAATTTACCGGTTCTATTATGAAGCAATTGGATGATATTTTATACTTCTCAAATCTATCAAATAAAAAGAAAGTGATCATAACAGGCAAACCACAAAGAGATGAGTATGAAGATATTCCTAAAAGAGCATTGAGGGAGGCAATATGTAATTGTTTTTGTCATAGAGATTATTCTTTGAGCGGAGATATAAAGGTGGAATATTATGATGACAGAGTAATGATATTTTCTCCGGGTTCACTTCCGAACGGATTAACTGTAGAGGATATTAAAGACGGAATGACAGCAAAAAGAAATCAAATCCTTGTGGATGCTCTTGATAAAGCTGATTTTATAGAAAATTACGCATCAGGGGTTAGGCGAATATTTAAAGATTACGAAGATTATGATAAAAAACCGGAATATAAAATATCGGATAATGGAGTAATACTCACCTTATACAACAGAAATTATAACGCTGGAGATGTCCCAAAGAATGTCCCAAAGAATGTCCCAAAGAATGTCCCAAAGAATGTCCCAAAGAAATTGAAGGCTAAAGACAGGCAAATGTTCATTATAGAAGAAATGAACATTAATCCAAAAGTTACAATTATGGAATTGGGCAATAAATTTAATGTATCCGACAAGACCATAAAAAGGGATATAGAAAAATTGAAAAAAGAGAATAAGATTTACAGGCAAGGAAGTTTAACCGAAGGAAGATGGATTGTTATAAAATAA
- a CDS encoding transposase — protein sequence MHALVSLGGFTKKLTFRKLEYFHVNSIAKQWRFLVLDIVKNGNYSENIKKKALKSVRELYKKDVRLFFNVGSTELNSTAGIIKYLGRYLARAPIAEYKIVNFNDKEVTFFYQDLADNKNKKYRTMPIDEFVQQILIHLPPKNFKSISRFGFYARHLNSKLKKVILNFKKKKQFELSFYVKSSLETFDINPFICPFCKIKLKVKELFLTSLWSGYEIHKIYP from the coding sequence ATCCATGCGCTTGTTTCGCTGGGTGGGTTTACTAAAAAACTAACTTTTAGAAAATTGGAATATTTTCATGTTAATTCTATTGCTAAACAATGGCGTTTTTTAGTACTTGATATTGTAAAAAATGGAAACTACTCTGAAAACATTAAGAAAAAAGCGCTCAAATCAGTTAGAGAACTATACAAAAAAGATGTTCGCCTATTTTTTAATGTAGGATCTACAGAACTTAATTCAACTGCCGGAATCATAAAGTATCTTGGAAGATATCTTGCGCGAGCTCCAATTGCAGAATATAAAATTGTTAATTTTAACGATAAAGAAGTTACTTTTTTCTATCAAGATTTAGCTGATAATAAAAATAAAAAATATCGCACAATGCCTATTGATGAATTTGTTCAACAGATTCTTATTCATCTTCCACCTAAAAACTTTAAATCTATTTCTAGATTTGGGTTTTATGCTAGGCATTTAAATTCTAAACTAAAAAAAGTTATTCTTAATTTTAAAAAGAAAAAGCAATTTGAACTTTCTTTTTATGTGAAATCTTCTTTAGAAACTTTTGATATTAATCCTTTTATTTGTCCTTTTTGTAAGATAAAGCTAAAAGTAAAAGAATTATTTTTAACCTCCCTCTGGTCTGGGTATGAAATTCATAAAATATATCCTTAA
- a CDS encoding transposase zinc-binding domain-containing protein — protein MIKEILLLTNLTHIFNFIKSFVAHEHLEFIKFSLDKFLLCRDISKGFVKYSCKKCGHFHTFPISCKSKLCPTCGFKYSSVWASNMQRDILNIPHRHVLFTIPEELRMFFCYDRTLLRKLAEAVNEIFKYQFHNINKKTQRKKKIPKSSPNYFTDTDIVHYGLVTIIHTFGRDLK, from the coding sequence ATGATTAAAGAAATATTACTCTTAACTAATCTAACACATATCTTCAATTTTATCAAGTCTTTTGTTGCGCATGAACATCTTGAATTTATCAAATTTTCTCTTGATAAATTTTTACTTTGTAGAGATATTAGCAAAGGTTTTGTTAAATATTCTTGTAAAAAATGCGGTCACTTTCATACTTTTCCTATCTCTTGCAAATCTAAACTCTGTCCTACTTGTGGTTTCAAATATTCTTCTGTTTGGGCTTCTAATATGCAAAGAGATATTCTTAATATCCCTCATAGGCATGTTCTTTTTACCATTCCTGAAGAATTAAGAATGTTTTTTTGTTATGATCGAACTTTACTTAGAAAACTCGCTGAAGCCGTTAATGAAATTTTTAAATATCAGTTTCACAATATTAATAAAAAAACTCAAAGAAAAAAGAAAATTCCTAAATCTTCTCCTAATTACTTTACTGATACTGATATTGTTCATTATGGGCTTGTCACAATTATTCATACCTTTGGTCGTGACCTCAAATGA
- a CDS encoding IS3 family transposase — MSKLTGEQKIEIYERRQQMETISSLSKRFSIWESNINCLLSLLQIHGYNILRNGKNYVYSKELKIEMIEKVLLQKHSINSVSLEYGFRVPDY; from the coding sequence ATGTCAAAATTAACAGGGGAACAAAAAATAGAAATCTATGAGCGCAGACAACAAATGGAAACAATTTCTTCTCTATCAAAGAGATTTTCCATTTGGGAATCCAATATCAATTGCTTACTTTCCCTTCTTCAAATACATGGATACAATATCTTACGAAATGGTAAAAATTATGTTTATTCAAAAGAATTAAAAATAGAAATGATAGAAAAAGTTTTACTTCAAAAGCATTCTATAAATTCTGTTTCTTTGGAATACGGTTTTCGAGTACCGGATTATTAA
- a CDS encoding Fic family protein: MKQKNILDILLEEKKMNLRGRLYHYTQVHFTYNSNHIEGSRLTEEQTRHIFETNTFLADGSNFISVDDITETINHFRCFDYILLHAKEPLSEDLIKKIHKILKTNTSDSQKEWFQVGEYKALPNMVGDTVTSSPEQVSSDIQFLLQEYQKKQNITLEDIIDFHARFEMIHPFQDGNGRVGRLLMFKECLAHNMIPFILDEEHKLFYYRGLREYKKEKGWLRDTCLSAQDKYKLILDQLKIIY; the protein is encoded by the coding sequence ATGAAACAGAAAAATATATTGGATATTTTATTGGAAGAGAAAAAAATGAATTTACGAGGAAGACTTTATCATTATACACAAGTCCATTTTACATATAACTCAAATCATATTGAGGGAAGTCGATTGACAGAAGAGCAAACGAGACATATTTTTGAAACAAATACTTTTCTAGCGGATGGAAGTAATTTTATTTCTGTAGATGATATAACGGAAACGATCAATCATTTTCGATGTTTTGATTACATTTTACTTCATGCTAAAGAGCCTTTATCTGAAGACTTAATTAAAAAAATTCATAAAATACTGAAAACAAATACTTCTGACAGTCAGAAAGAATGGTTTCAAGTGGGAGAGTATAAAGCACTTCCTAATATGGTCGGAGATACTGTTACTTCTTCGCCAGAACAGGTTTCTTCTGATATTCAATTTTTGCTCCAAGAATATCAAAAGAAACAAAATATTACATTGGAGGATATTATTGACTTTCATGCAAGGTTTGAGATGATTCATCCTTTTCAAGATGGAAATGGAAGAGTGGGAAGATTGCTTATGTTCAAGGAATGTCTAGCGCATAACATGATTCCTTTTATCCTTGATGAAGAACATAAATTATTCTATTATCGAGGATTGCGGGAGTATAAAAAAGAAAAAGGTTGGTTACGGGATACCTGCTTATCTGCACAGGATAAGTATAAGCTTATTTTAGACCAGTTGAAAATTATATATTAA
- a CDS encoding LemA family protein has translation MFLIVLILIIIGVGFIKSYNRLQALAQRVKSSNSDIKNAIFRKVELTNKLMDIAKGYANHEKLVFIKTSEDFSTAYKDSNESLAHLKSLSVHFPELKANENYLDLSQKITTNEDLIMKRRDDYNTAAELYNAERLKFPFVLFSSSLGFREAPYLDLDSNQKIDDFNTDDGEILKDIFRNAANTTTDFTKKGIEKIQKTAKSMNKKEESTEEEEKES, from the coding sequence ATGTTTTTGATTGTTCTTATTTTGATAATAATAGGAGTTGGATTTATCAAATCCTATAATCGACTGCAAGCTTTGGCTCAAAGAGTAAAATCAAGTAATTCAGATATTAAAAATGCCATTTTTCGAAAGGTGGAATTAACCAATAAGTTGATGGATATTGCCAAAGGTTATGCAAATCATGAAAAATTGGTTTTTATCAAAACAAGTGAGGATTTTTCGACTGCTTATAAGGACAGTAACGAGTCACTTGCCCATTTAAAAAGTTTGTCTGTTCATTTTCCGGAATTAAAAGCAAATGAAAATTATTTGGATTTATCTCAAAAAATCACTACCAATGAGGATTTAATTATGAAAAGAAGAGATGATTATAATACAGCGGCAGAATTATACAATGCAGAAAGATTAAAATTTCCATTTGTTTTATTTTCCTCTTCTCTTGGATTTCGAGAGGCACCGTATCTTGATTTGGATTCGAATCAAAAAATTGATGATTTCAATACCGACGATGGGGAAATTCTAAAAGATATTTTCAGAAATGCAGCAAATACAACAACGGATTTCACAAAAAAAGGAATTGAAAAAATTCAAAAAACCGCTAAGAGTATGAATAAAAAAGAGGAAAGCACGGAAGAGGAAGAAAAGGAAAGTTGA
- a CDS encoding YbaK/EbsC family protein produces MSIEAVKKHLEKFGLQDRIKEFKESTATVEEAAMVNSCEPARIAKSLSFLIKDIPTIIVVAGDAKINNQKFKATFKTKAKMIAGNDVETLIGHPIGGVCPFAVKDNVKVYLDASMKRFRTMLPACGTPNSAIELTLEELEKASNYIEWVDVCQI; encoded by the coding sequence ATGTCAATTGAAGCTGTGAAAAAACATTTAGAAAAATTTGGTTTACAGGATAGAATAAAAGAATTTAAAGAATCCACAGCAACTGTAGAAGAAGCCGCAATGGTTAATTCTTGTGAACCTGCCAGAATAGCGAAGTCCTTATCATTTCTCATAAAGGATATTCCAACTATTATAGTAGTTGCAGGGGATGCAAAAATCAATAACCAAAAATTTAAGGCTACATTTAAAACGAAGGCTAAAATGATAGCAGGAAATGATGTTGAAACACTAATAGGTCATCCGATAGGCGGAGTTTGTCCATTTGCTGTAAAAGATAATGTAAAAGTTTACTTGGATGCCTCAATGAAAAGGTTTCGAACTATGCTTCCGGCTTGTGGAACTCCCAATAGTGCGATTGAACTTACTCTGGAAGAACTTGAAAAAGCTTCCAACTACATTGAATGGGTGGATGTTTGCCAAATTTAG
- a CDS encoding cysteine synthase family protein, translating into MVEENMKYLEHLIGRTPMLELAFDYKGEERRIFVKNESYNLTGSIKDRIALYTLKTAYEKGEITKGAPIVEATSGNTGIAFSAMGAILGHPVIIFMPDWMSEERKHLLRSLGAEIVLVSREEGGFLGSIEKTKEFAKKNPNTYLPSQFSNPYNSDAHYYGIGREIVDEMKHLGLTIDGFVAGVGTGGTVMGIGRRIQENFPNAKICPLEPLNSPTLSTGYKVAKHRIEGISDEFIPDLIHLDKLDSVISVDDGDAIVMAQKLAKCGLGVGISSGANLIGALMLQNKLGKDSIVVTVFPDDNKKYLSTDLMKEEPIKEHFLSKDISIKGIKNVLRF; encoded by the coding sequence ATGGTAGAAGAAAACATGAAATATTTGGAACATTTAATTGGAAGAACCCCTATGTTGGAGTTGGCATTTGATTATAAAGGAGAGGAAAGAAGAATTTTTGTAAAAAACGAAAGCTATAATCTGACCGGGAGTATTAAAGATAGAATCGCTCTTTATACCTTAAAAACGGCTTATGAAAAAGGAGAAATTACAAAAGGAGCTCCTATCGTTGAAGCAACCAGTGGAAACACGGGGATAGCTTTTTCCGCTATGGGAGCAATTCTGGGACATCCTGTAATTATTTTTATGCCGGATTGGATGAGCGAAGAAAGAAAACACTTGCTTCGTTCTCTGGGGGCAGAAATTGTCTTAGTGAGCAGAGAAGAGGGAGGCTTTTTAGGTAGTATCGAAAAAACGAAAGAATTTGCGAAAAAGAATCCTAATACCTATTTGCCGAGCCAATTTTCCAATCCATATAACAGTGATGCCCATTACTACGGAATCGGTCGGGAAATTGTCGATGAAATGAAACATTTAGGCTTGACGATTGACGGATTTGTCGCCGGAGTCGGAACCGGTGGAACAGTGATGGGAATAGGGCGAAGAATTCAGGAAAATTTCCCGAATGCAAAAATATGTCCCTTGGAACCTTTAAATTCTCCCACATTATCTACCGGATATAAAGTGGCAAAACATAGAATAGAAGGAATTTCAGATGAATTTATTCCGGATTTGATTCACCTGGATAAGCTGGATTCCGTTATCAGTGTAGATGACGGAGATGCTATTGTCATGGCTCAAAAACTTGCGAAATGCGGTTTAGGAGTTGGAATCTCCTCCGGAGCCAATTTAATAGGGGCATTGATGTTGCAAAATAAACTTGGAAAAGATAGCATTGTTGTCACTGTATTTCCCGATGATAACAAAAAATATTTAAGTACCGATTTAATGAAAGAAGAGCCGATAAAAGAGCATTTCTTATCCAAAGATATTTCTATCAAGGGAATCAAAAATGTTCTTCGATTTTAA
- a CDS encoding suppressor of fused domain protein: MTLEEFREKWEENEDWAPGWDALEESFDRLYRGQKPTHFGTLLPSRAAFGGNEYLDGYSMCQSPKGYKHLLTFGMSELYAEEEALGGEYSKWGYEMTVKLKEKEEKECMWAVDMLSNLARYTFQNNAFFEEFQYISGDGTSICKDRKSEITALITVPDTEISPIDTLYGRVEFIQLVGITERELQKIQENPENIKLLYERLKEENPDLVLDLDRTKSYL; this comes from the coding sequence ATGACATTAGAAGAGTTTAGAGAAAAATGGGAAGAGAATGAAGATTGGGCTCCCGGTTGGGATGCCCTTGAGGAGAGCTTCGATAGATTATATAGAGGACAAAAACCGACACATTTTGGAACCTTGCTTCCATCTCGTGCCGCTTTTGGAGGAAACGAGTATTTAGACGGATATTCCATGTGTCAATCTCCCAAAGGATACAAACATTTACTTACTTTCGGGATGAGTGAATTGTATGCGGAAGAGGAAGCTCTAGGCGGAGAATACAGCAAATGGGGTTATGAAATGACTGTCAAACTGAAAGAAAAAGAAGAGAAAGAATGTATGTGGGCGGTTGATATGCTATCCAATTTAGCTCGTTATACCTTTCAAAATAATGCTTTTTTTGAAGAATTTCAATATATTTCAGGAGACGGAACTTCCATTTGTAAAGATAGAAAATCCGAGATTACCGCTTTGATAACAGTCCCGGATACCGAAATTTCTCCAATCGATACTCTCTATGGTAGGGTGGAATTTATTCAACTGGTAGGAATTACAGAAAGAGAGCTGCAAAAAATTCAAGAAAATCCGGAAAATATTAAGCTGCTGTATGAAAGACTGAAAGAGGAAAATCCGGATTTGGTATTGGATTTAGACAGGACCAAGTCTTATTTATGA
- the tnpA gene encoding IS200/IS605 family transposase, with translation MANINFGRGYVYSIQYHIVWCVKYRRKILIDDIERTLKELLIEISNENNIKIVEMETHLDHIHILIECSPQHFIPNILRKFKGISARKLFLKYPEIKNKLWGGHLWNPSYFVATVSENTEEQIKKYIQTQKEK, from the coding sequence ATGGCAAATATCAATTTTGGAAGAGGGTATGTATACTCAATTCAATATCATATAGTATGGTGTGTAAAATATAGAAGGAAAATATTAATCGATGATATTGAAAGAACTTTAAAAGAATTACTAATTGAAATTTCTAATGAAAATAATATAAAAATAGTAGAAATGGAAACACATTTAGACCATATTCACATATTAATTGAGTGTAGTCCACAACATTTCATTCCTAATATTTTGAGGAAATTCAAAGGGATTTCTGCAAGAAAACTGTTTTTAAAATATCCTGAGATAAAGAATAAATTATGGGGCGGGCACTTATGGAATCCTAGCTATTTTGTTGCAACAGTTTCTGAAAATACAGAAGAACAAATAAAAAAATATATTCAAACTCAAAAAGAAAAATGA